The following are from one region of the Paenibacillus bovis genome:
- a CDS encoding UvrD-helicase domain-containing protein translates to MVERKLDPEVARVISLVDQCKNFLLSGGAGSGKTYSLVQVIKEIINKNPNKKIACMTYTNAAVKEIQERVNHDNLYVSTIHEFLWGNIKSFQKNMKTSIVDLLLDENSNFVDPEGVINKDYFNSLGISIQYGEISRIRQGKISHDEVIELSAYMFEKHTLLCDIVKDKFPFILIDEYQDTHPLVINIFLESLKKSNKRSTIGFFGDSMQSIYDAGIGDLNKYLENQEVIEVKKEQNRRNPELVIELANKLRTDDLIQKPSEDDKAPNMQNGEIKKGKITFLYSLTESDSYDLKQIKNTEYFSGWNFNNSMQTKELYLTHNLIAYKAGFTTLMDIYGKDPIINFKNELNNKIKKEENPINENLTFEEVISLFPIKLKSKPNKDKLKIDVLIEDYKNKESYEELKNQPFSKVKKIYLDPACLIDDKKQDKDDTSKGSSKRDNLIKHLFKIQNLIQLYNNNSLNEFIRKTQFSIRNVSDKKRLKDIISKIESMSECTIEEVINYADENNLYKKDDAFQYFVNDNSYIFNKVKAVKFKEFQNLFSYLEGYTPFSTQHKIKGAEFDNVFVVLDNGKWNNFNFESLFTNECRTPSVLLRTQKIFYVCCTRAKENLVIYYHKPNVKVVEKAKAWFGEENVKLIDDL, encoded by the coding sequence ATGGTTGAAAGAAAATTAGATCCTGAGGTTGCACGGGTTATTTCTTTGGTAGATCAATGTAAAAATTTTTTGTTGAGTGGTGGGGCTGGCAGTGGCAAAACATACTCTTTAGTACAAGTTATAAAAGAAATAATAAATAAAAATCCAAACAAGAAAATCGCTTGTATGACTTATACCAATGCTGCAGTAAAAGAAATTCAAGAAAGAGTTAATCATGATAATTTATATGTATCCACAATACATGAATTTTTATGGGGAAATATAAAATCATTTCAAAAAAATATGAAAACCAGTATTGTGGACCTTTTGTTAGATGAAAATTCTAATTTTGTAGATCCTGAAGGAGTTATCAATAAAGATTATTTTAATTCTTTAGGAATATCAATTCAGTATGGTGAAATTTCAAGAATAAGGCAAGGGAAGATATCGCATGATGAAGTGATTGAGTTATCTGCTTATATGTTTGAAAAGCATACTTTATTGTGTGATATTGTGAAAGACAAATTTCCTTTTATACTAATAGACGAGTATCAAGATACTCATCCATTAGTAATTAACATTTTTTTGGAATCATTAAAAAAAAGCAATAAAAGAAGCACAATAGGTTTTTTTGGAGATTCTATGCAGTCCATTTATGATGCAGGTATAGGAGATTTGAATAAATACTTGGAAAATCAAGAAGTTATTGAAGTGAAAAAAGAACAGAATCGCAGAAATCCAGAATTAGTGATTGAATTAGCTAATAAATTAAGAACGGATGATCTAATACAGAAACCATCAGAAGATGATAAAGCACCTAATATGCAAAACGGAGAAATAAAAAAAGGGAAAATCACATTTTTGTACTCTTTAACAGAATCGGATTCCTATGATTTAAAGCAAATAAAAAATACAGAATATTTCTCTGGATGGAATTTTAATAATTCAATGCAGACAAAAGAGTTATATTTAACTCACAATTTAATAGCATACAAAGCAGGATTTACAACTTTGATGGATATTTACGGAAAAGATCCAATAATTAACTTTAAGAACGAACTTAATAACAAGATTAAAAAAGAAGAGAATCCTATTAATGAGAATCTAACTTTTGAGGAAGTAATTTCTTTATTTCCAATAAAGTTAAAAAGCAAACCCAATAAAGATAAATTGAAAATAGATGTTTTGATTGAAGATTATAAAAATAAAGAAAGCTATGAGGAGTTAAAGAATCAGCCATTTTCAAAAGTGAAAAAAATATATTTAGACCCTGCTTGCCTTATTGATGATAAGAAACAAGATAAAGATGATACTAGTAAAGGAAGCTCTAAAAGAGATAATCTAATTAAGCATCTTTTTAAGATCCAAAATCTGATCCAGTTATATAACAATAATTCTTTAAATGAATTTATAAGAAAGACACAGTTTTCTATACGTAATGTATCAGATAAAAAAAGGCTGAAAGATATTATTTCTAAAATAGAGTCAATGTCTGAATGTACTATAGAAGAAGTAATTAATTATGCTGATGAAAATAACTTATATAAGAAAGATGATGCATTTCAGTATTTTGTGAATGATAATTCTTATATATTTAATAAAGTAAAAGCGGTGAAATTTAAAGAGTTTCAAAACTTGTTTTCTTATTTAGAAGGTTATACTCCTTTTTCAACTCAACATAAAATTAAAGGGGCAGAATTTGATAATGTTTTTGTAGTACTAGACAATGGAAAATGGAATAATTTTAATTTTGAATCTTTATTTACTAATGAATGCCGAACACCTAGTGTACTCTTAAGAACACAGAAAATCTTCTATGTTTGTTGTACTAGAGCTAAGGAAAACTTAGTGATTTATTATCACAAACCTAATGTTAAAGTAGTAGAAAAAGCAAAAGCTTGGTTCGGAGAAGAAAATGTTAAATTGATAGATGATTTATAA
- a CDS encoding AAA family ATPase has protein sequence MKIKKIKVQNFRLLKSLELDLENDLSLIIGKNNCGKTSLLSILEKFVGSKADRNSFTFDDFNIEFQQELKDKIENEIEPYSNAEISLYIYIEYEENDNLSNLSSLMLDLDPDNKIIVLKFEYVLLEEYYKKLKEDYQKFDTKHSLQLNIDKDNDTNLESHKKTFFDFLRSNHKKYFVIQKKSLEYSFDLKKEKEEEYIDLIQNEIKLDKILNFQLISAKRNVSNLDSNKTLSFLSSKYYESKESKENETDEVRKFKEELSKTDVQLNKVYTTLFDNIIQKVGKFGGTKEGDSIIKIISTLQHKELLKDNTTVMYNYNDLNLLPENYNGLGYLNLISMIFELELLLSNFKRQNKENQLPADINLLFIEEPEAHTHPQMQYIFIKNIKKVLSESSTGEDDGIDFNLQTIITTHSCHITAESNFDDIKYFMKNDHGVTAKNLKDLEKEYKNDSKEEHFKFLKQYLTLHRSELFFVDKVIFVEGDTERILLPEMMRKIDCESIQNPMLSQNISIVEVGAYSHIFEKFINFIGVKSLIITDIDSAKKGNREKCRVEEGEITTNSSLEYFFGKSINEDFTKFKSFNTSERTLKRCPQTNEWLSNQIGHVLIVFQTEEQNADKKYYHARSFEDSFFHINKKFITDNLESFKSLKNKRKFKDTNVDSYDLAESCIDKKPSFAMEILLVAAAENTTWEIPHYIKEGLLWLKEN, from the coding sequence ATGAAAATAAAAAAGATTAAAGTTCAGAACTTTAGACTTTTAAAATCATTAGAATTAGATTTAGAAAATGATTTATCGCTAATAATAGGTAAAAATAATTGCGGTAAAACTTCATTATTATCTATACTGGAAAAATTTGTAGGAAGTAAAGCAGATCGAAATAGTTTTACATTTGATGACTTTAATATTGAGTTTCAACAAGAATTAAAAGATAAGATAGAAAATGAAATAGAACCTTACTCTAATGCAGAAATATCTTTGTATATTTATATAGAATATGAGGAGAATGATAACTTATCTAATCTGAGCAGCCTTATGCTTGATTTAGATCCAGACAATAAAATAATTGTTTTAAAATTTGAGTATGTTTTATTAGAAGAATATTATAAAAAATTAAAGGAAGACTATCAAAAATTTGATACAAAACATAGTTTGCAATTAAATATAGATAAAGATAATGATACAAATTTGGAATCACATAAAAAAACATTTTTTGATTTTTTAAGAAGTAATCATAAAAAGTACTTCGTTATACAAAAGAAGTCCTTAGAATATAGTTTTGATTTAAAGAAGGAAAAAGAGGAAGAATATATAGACCTGATCCAAAATGAAATAAAGTTAGATAAAATTCTTAATTTTCAATTAATAAGTGCAAAACGTAATGTCTCTAATTTAGATTCTAATAAAACTCTCTCTTTCCTATCTTCTAAATATTACGAATCAAAAGAAAGTAAAGAAAATGAAACTGATGAAGTTAGAAAGTTTAAAGAAGAACTGAGTAAGACGGATGTCCAATTAAATAAAGTTTACACTACATTATTCGATAACATAATACAAAAAGTAGGCAAATTTGGAGGAACCAAAGAAGGTGACTCCATAATAAAAATTATATCAACTTTGCAGCATAAAGAACTACTAAAAGATAATACAACGGTAATGTATAACTATAATGATCTTAATTTATTGCCTGAGAACTACAATGGTTTAGGATACCTAAACCTTATTAGTATGATTTTCGAGTTAGAGTTGTTATTGAGCAATTTTAAAAGGCAGAACAAAGAAAACCAATTACCAGCAGATATTAACTTATTATTTATCGAAGAGCCTGAAGCCCATACACATCCACAGATGCAATATATATTTATTAAAAATATCAAGAAAGTATTAAGTGAAAGTAGTACTGGGGAAGATGATGGAATTGATTTTAACCTTCAAACTATAATAACTACGCATTCCTGTCATATTACTGCAGAAAGTAATTTTGATGATATAAAGTATTTTATGAAAAATGATCATGGAGTTACAGCTAAAAATTTAAAGGATTTAGAAAAAGAATATAAGAATGATAGTAAAGAAGAACACTTTAAATTTTTAAAACAATATCTTACATTACATCGCTCAGAACTTTTCTTCGTTGATAAAGTTATTTTTGTAGAAGGAGATACAGAACGAATATTACTCCCTGAAATGATGCGTAAAATTGATTGCGAATCTATACAGAATCCTATGTTGTCTCAAAATATTTCTATAGTAGAAGTTGGAGCATATTCACATATTTTTGAAAAATTTATTAATTTTATTGGTGTTAAATCTTTAATTATAACTGATATTGATTCTGCAAAAAAAGGAAACAGAGAAAAGTGTAGAGTTGAAGAGGGGGAGATTACTACTAACTCATCTTTAGAGTATTTCTTTGGTAAATCTATTAATGAAGATTTTACAAAGTTTAAATCTTTTAATACATCTGAGCGAACTCTTAAAAGATGTCCTCAAACAAATGAGTGGTTATCAAATCAGATAGGACATGTCCTAATTGTTTTTCAAACAGAAGAACAAAACGCTGATAAGAAATATTATCATGCAAGAAGTTTCGAAGATTCTTTTTTTCATATAAACAAAAAATTTATAACCGATAATCTTGAATCATTTAAAAGCTTGAAAAATAAACGTAAATTTAAGGATACTAATGTTGACTCTTACGATTTAGCTGAATCATGTATTGATAAAAAACCTTCATTTGCTATGGAAATTTTATTAGTTGCAGCAGCAGAAAATACGACATGGGAAATTCCACACTATATAAAAGAGGGACTATTATGGTTGAAAGAAAATTAG
- a CDS encoding restriction endonuclease, giving the protein MARRKSKKKQQQETVNAIGSLVILGGLGMLYYTKSLMIAAMVIVIGIIAVALVSRLINEARLNRLRRSGIAEIDKMDGIQFEKYLEQLFRLQGYKANATQAQGDYGADLVISRNGEKIVVQAKRYSKNVGLKAVQEAYGAVAHYKASAAWVVTNSGYTQQAVNLARSNNVRLIGRDELVEMILRVKKKVQA; this is encoded by the coding sequence ATGGCACGGAGAAAAAGCAAAAAGAAACAGCAGCAGGAGACAGTTAATGCAATAGGTAGCCTCGTTATATTGGGCGGACTCGGAATGCTGTATTACACCAAAAGCCTCATGATTGCCGCTATGGTAATCGTGATCGGGATCATCGCGGTAGCGCTGGTTAGTCGCCTGATCAATGAAGCGAGACTCAATCGACTGCGCCGCTCGGGCATTGCCGAGATCGACAAGATGGACGGCATCCAATTTGAAAAGTATCTGGAGCAGCTGTTCCGGCTGCAAGGATACAAAGCAAATGCTACACAGGCGCAAGGTGATTATGGCGCGGATCTGGTCATCAGCCGAAATGGCGAGAAGATCGTGGTGCAGGCCAAGCGGTATAGCAAGAATGTAGGGTTGAAGGCAGTGCAGGAAGCTTATGGAGCGGTAGCACATTATAAGGCTTCGGCGGCTTGGGTAGTGACGAACAGCGGGTATACGCAGCAAGCAGTTAATCTGGCACGGTCGAATAATGTGCGGCTGATTGGGCGAGATGAATTAGTTGAGATGATTTTAAGAGTGAAAAAGAAAGTGCAGGCTTAA
- a CDS encoding 3'-5' exonuclease gives MAYMIPETIRGSATAGERTLFNTFKKHLPDDYVVYYEPHINGRRPDYVIIGPDLGLLVLEVKDYTENTLYQLTPEEWQLHTQKGTGTLETIINPISQARNYSFHIQKKLKKDRSLLQQTGIYSNNLKFRYGHGVVFTRMKETHIIRNEIHRCIDMHLLLTREEIDAEDEHFDRDRLLERLNGMFPVAFHRNQMLSEEDMKAIRYHLFPEVRISADIRDRSYYQDDLLLSLNNIQAMDLHQESLARQIGDRHRLIRGVAGSGKTLILASRARTLLHEHPDWRILVLCYGSPLSCNIRSMIMHKLNEPEDLFEWSEMESESSGDTRDDRWPEQMEITTFHDWLYRRFPIKFSKGELGNERQINNLLEQISAGTLTAPQYDAILVDEGQDLEPQWLELISKALNPETQSLLIVEDKAQKIFRRKVSLSRNTGLDFRGRSKVLSINYRNTAQIVNYAWDFYRSHSKLRDKFQTTITTSEPAEIIPPQGTKRRGPEPLSRHCASIQEEMQWVVEQMQHLHETKKVNYTDMAILYRVKGSYNNNYIIDAIRQGLDQSQIPYNWFTENKRTKDSFDRYEETVKISTIDSAKGMDFRTVFIVNVDGMPREKAKEEEWDEEVSRFYIGMTRAMEYLYLSYSRVEGFAKWVEEKADRAADQGENAQ, from the coding sequence ATGGCATACATGATTCCGGAAACAATCCGAGGCAGCGCAACTGCTGGTGAACGTACCCTATTTAACACCTTCAAAAAACACCTGCCTGACGACTATGTCGTCTATTACGAACCTCATATCAATGGCAGACGACCCGACTATGTTATTATCGGTCCCGATCTTGGCCTGCTCGTACTGGAGGTCAAAGATTATACCGAGAATACCCTGTACCAGCTCACACCCGAAGAATGGCAGCTACATACACAAAAAGGAACCGGCACTCTGGAGACTATCATCAACCCGATCTCGCAGGCCCGTAATTATTCATTTCATATCCAGAAAAAACTCAAAAAAGACCGTAGTCTGCTCCAGCAGACAGGGATCTATTCCAATAATCTCAAGTTCCGTTATGGACATGGAGTCGTCTTCACCCGTATGAAAGAGACCCATATCATCCGTAATGAAATTCATCGCTGCATTGATATGCATCTTCTTCTGACCCGGGAAGAAATCGACGCGGAAGACGAACATTTTGACCGGGATCGTCTACTGGAAAGACTCAACGGTATGTTCCCGGTTGCTTTCCACCGTAATCAGATGCTCAGCGAAGAAGACATGAAAGCGATCCGCTATCATCTATTCCCCGAGGTACGGATAAGCGCAGATATACGAGATCGATCCTATTACCAGGACGATCTGCTGCTGTCGCTAAATAATATTCAAGCAATGGATCTGCATCAGGAATCACTCGCCCGGCAGATCGGTGACCGTCATCGACTCATTCGCGGTGTCGCTGGCAGCGGTAAGACACTTATTCTCGCGAGTCGCGCTCGTACATTGCTGCATGAACATCCGGATTGGCGCATTCTCGTCCTCTGCTACGGCAGTCCGCTATCCTGTAATATCCGCAGTATGATCATGCACAAGCTGAATGAACCGGAAGATCTGTTCGAATGGTCGGAGATGGAATCAGAATCATCCGGCGATACAAGAGATGACCGATGGCCCGAGCAAATGGAGATTACGACATTCCATGACTGGCTGTACAGACGCTTTCCTATTAAATTCTCCAAGGGTGAACTGGGAAATGAACGCCAGATTAACAATCTACTGGAGCAGATAAGCGCAGGAACGCTAACCGCGCCGCAGTATGACGCCATCCTCGTGGATGAAGGTCAGGATCTGGAGCCACAGTGGCTGGAGCTAATCAGCAAAGCGCTCAATCCCGAGACCCAGTCGCTGCTAATCGTCGAAGATAAAGCGCAAAAGATCTTCCGCCGCAAAGTCAGTTTGTCCCGCAACACCGGACTCGACTTCCGCGGACGCTCCAAAGTATTGAGCATCAACTACCGCAATACCGCGCAAATCGTGAATTACGCCTGGGATTTTTACCGCTCGCACTCCAAGCTGCGCGACAAGTTCCAGACGACAATCACCACCAGCGAACCCGCCGAGATCATACCGCCGCAGGGCACCAAGCGGAGAGGACCGGAACCGCTGTCCCGTCACTGTGCCTCCATTCAGGAAGAGATGCAGTGGGTAGTGGAGCAGATGCAACACTTGCATGAAACAAAGAAAGTCAACTACACCGACATGGCGATCCTGTACCGGGTCAAAGGCAGCTACAACAATAACTACATCATCGACGCGATCCGTCAGGGACTGGACCAGAGCCAGATTCCCTACAACTGGTTCACCGAGAACAAGCGAACCAAGGACAGCTTTGACCGCTATGAGGAGACGGTGAAGATCTCCACGATCGACAGTGCCAAAGGCATGGATTTCCGGACGGTGTTTATTGTGAATGTGGATGGTATGCCGAGAGAGAAGGCGAAGGAAGAAGAGTGGGATGAGGAAGTGTCGCGGTTCTATATCGGGATGACGAGAGCGATGGAGTATTTGTATTTGAGCTATAGCAGGGTGGAAGGATTTGCGAAGTGGGTGGAAGAGAAAGCTGATAGGGCAGCAGATCAAGGCGAGAATGCACAGTAA
- a CDS encoding right-handed parallel beta-helix repeat-containing protein: MNKKWIAASMASLGLGLTTVTGTISAADIVNYQASVNYSSTQGVNQWQYEKASGTIYSKLTYQTGSNRWDNAGTYPWVSANAQHPGNDADAVRTWIAPANGTITITGAIEKGSADGDGILASIRKDNTTLWSQKVQSTAGVSPTGVSQIPVQKGTGIHFVINKVGSISFDHTLWNPTIAFTEAADVPDDQSLSIVEFGAIANDGKDDYAAVNAAIAAARAQGKNVYVPAGTFQLSDIVTVNGVTLKGASKENSILLSTNPERGSIDLTGTSPAIRNLKHEYKSVVERGNGANEKNSITVKNATDFTVDNIIVNKASTAGIYVSGSAGGTITNNTVQNTNADGIHTTGGSHNITVQSNTVQNVGDDTIAVVSYGDDRDATGNLEATYDVRILNNQVSDGKARGISVVGGHDVRIEENNIQRTQMAGIYIATEAGKDKQYITQPVDRVTITNNTLDSAALKPDGGHADMLVYGGYSADPNSIVIDNITFTGNTSRNSTKFPAGVWGSAKIGKVSFSNTTIVNAPYEEKYKFENGTVTWEGKQVYPR; the protein is encoded by the coding sequence ATGAACAAAAAATGGATTGCTGCCAGTATGGCATCACTGGGTCTGGGACTGACAACTGTAACAGGTACGATATCCGCGGCAGACATTGTCAATTATCAGGCGTCTGTGAACTACAGTTCCACCCAGGGTGTCAATCAGTGGCAATATGAGAAAGCATCGGGAACCATATACAGTAAGCTTACATATCAGACAGGAAGTAACCGTTGGGATAACGCAGGTACCTATCCATGGGTATCGGCGAACGCGCAGCATCCCGGGAATGATGCCGATGCTGTCCGTACCTGGATCGCACCAGCCAATGGAACGATCACAATCACCGGAGCTATAGAAAAAGGAAGCGCCGATGGAGATGGTATTCTCGCGAGTATCCGCAAGGACAATACAACTCTCTGGAGCCAAAAAGTGCAGTCTACTGCTGGCGTATCACCGACGGGTGTAAGCCAAATCCCTGTCCAAAAAGGAACAGGTATTCACTTTGTAATTAACAAAGTCGGCTCAATCAGCTTTGACCATACGCTCTGGAATCCAACAATAGCGTTTACCGAGGCAGCAGATGTACCGGATGATCAGAGCCTGTCGATTGTAGAATTTGGCGCTATAGCAAATGATGGCAAAGACGACTACGCTGCTGTGAATGCGGCTATCGCAGCTGCACGCGCGCAGGGGAAAAACGTATATGTGCCTGCTGGCACGTTCCAGCTGAGTGATATCGTGACAGTGAACGGTGTTACGCTAAAGGGTGCAAGCAAGGAAAATTCCATCCTGCTGTCTACCAATCCCGAGCGCGGTTCGATTGATCTCACAGGCACCAGTCCAGCGATCCGCAACCTGAAGCATGAGTATAAAAGCGTAGTGGAGCGTGGAAACGGTGCTAATGAGAAAAATAGCATCACCGTCAAGAATGCAACCGATTTTACAGTCGACAATATAATAGTGAATAAAGCCAGTACCGCCGGTATTTATGTGAGCGGATCTGCCGGAGGAACAATTACCAATAACACCGTACAAAATACGAATGCCGATGGTATCCATACGACAGGCGGCAGCCATAACATAACTGTGCAAAGTAATACGGTTCAAAATGTAGGCGATGATACGATTGCTGTAGTCAGCTACGGCGATGATCGGGATGCGACAGGCAATCTGGAAGCTACGTATGACGTTCGTATTTTGAATAATCAGGTTAGTGATGGTAAGGCACGGGGCATTTCTGTAGTTGGTGGTCATGATGTGCGGATTGAAGAGAATAATATTCAGCGTACACAGATGGCAGGAATCTATATTGCGACAGAAGCAGGTAAAGATAAGCAGTATATAACCCAGCCAGTAGATCGCGTTACGATTACTAATAATACACTGGATAGTGCAGCATTGAAGCCGGATGGTGGTCATGCGGATATGCTCGTGTATGGAGGGTATTCTGCTGATCCGAACAGTATAGTAATCGACAATATAACCTTCACTGGAAACACTAGCCGCAATTCTACCAAATTCCCGGCCGGTGTATGGGGTAGTGCCAAAATCGGCAAAGTTTCCTTTAGCAATACGACTATTGTCAATGCGCCATATGAAGAGAAGTACAAATTTGAAAATGGAACTGTCACATGGGAAGGCAAACAGGTGTATCCAAGATAA
- a CDS encoding GNAT family N-acetyltransferase, with protein MMNMNNRFVPKEEVLIIDGEDIILREFADEDLDALHMLTWQPEIYRYLPGWNVSREVRADWLVNYEIPENRQFLNAVLRGEDTQDLYLRLAIFSKKTGELIGWCCTGIKSELPSPNREIVYAISKDYRGKGYATQAVQGMIMYLFANTNLPLLNAVALTENTASCQVIRKSGFTLQDTIHIEGEEYHHYVLDRQSWAEHIL; from the coding sequence ATGATGAATATGAATAACCGCTTTGTTCCCAAAGAGGAAGTGCTGATTATAGATGGCGAAGATATTATTTTACGGGAGTTCGCGGATGAAGATCTGGATGCTTTGCATATGCTTACCTGGCAGCCCGAGATTTACAGATATCTGCCTGGCTGGAACGTATCCAGAGAGGTACGTGCAGACTGGCTGGTGAACTACGAGATTCCGGAGAATCGGCAGTTTTTGAATGCCGTATTGAGAGGGGAAGATACTCAGGATCTGTATCTACGCCTGGCGATCTTTTCCAAAAAAACAGGAGAATTGATCGGCTGGTGCTGCACAGGAATCAAAAGTGAACTGCCGTCACCGAATCGCGAGATCGTATATGCCATTTCCAAAGATTACAGGGGAAAAGGATATGCGACACAGGCGGTACAGGGAATGATTATGTATCTGTTTGCCAATACCAATCTTCCGCTGCTGAATGCAGTTGCTCTTACCGAGAATACTGCCTCCTGTCAGGTTATCCGGAAATCGGGCTTTACCCTGCAGGACACGATACACATAGAAGGCGAAGAATACCACCATTATGTGCTGGATCGTCAATCCTGGGCAGAGCATATTCTGTAG
- a CDS encoding DUF1836 domain-containing protein, with protein sequence MTYEEENPMDQPTMHYPLLDELKEWGEAKINYRFPRWEQLPQIELYMDQMVALLEGQFRQFPGDTGSKLITPSMINNYVKQKVIPPTVKKRYSRTHIAYLIMICNLKPVLPIATVQAMIEGQLEIRTLGEIYNHFCEEQEDASSYTMELARQEGRALRDNAGSQQEMLSSFSLKMATLANAGKILAEKITGLEMSEQAEHEAKETINNEAVVHTADIHPGHP encoded by the coding sequence ATGACTTACGAGGAGGAGAATCCGATGGACCAACCGACGATGCACTACCCGCTTCTGGATGAGCTAAAGGAATGGGGCGAAGCCAAGATCAATTATCGGTTTCCCCGCTGGGAGCAGCTGCCCCAGATCGAACTATATATGGATCAGATGGTCGCGCTGTTGGAAGGGCAATTTCGCCAGTTCCCTGGAGATACAGGCAGCAAGCTGATTACCCCGTCGATGATTAATAATTATGTCAAACAAAAAGTTATCCCGCCCACTGTGAAAAAGCGTTATTCACGCACGCATATCGCTTATCTGATCATGATCTGCAATCTCAAACCGGTTCTGCCGATTGCCACCGTACAGGCGATGATCGAAGGGCAGCTGGAGATTCGTACGCTGGGTGAAATCTATAATCATTTCTGCGAGGAACAGGAGGATGCGTCCAGCTATACGATGGAGCTAGCTCGTCAGGAAGGACGCGCACTGCGCGATAACGCCGGTTCCCAGCAGGAGATGCTGTCCAGCTTCTCACTGAAAATGGCGACACTCGCCAATGCAGGCAAGATTCTGGCGGAGAAGATTACCGGGCTGGAGATGAGCGAACAGGCCGAGCACGAAGCAAAAGAAACAATAAATAATGAAGCTGTTGTTCATACAGCAGATATACACCCAGGACATCCATAA
- a CDS encoding DegV family protein, with product MRTIAWVTDSTAMIDPVFASENHIYIVPLCLIAGDEVYRENIDITAEQFYEKMRIHDRVGSSQPPIGEFIELYEQLKDQYDDIIAIHCSSELSGTYNSSLQAAEMAEVRVIGIDSKVGAFPLREMVMQGIEMQQQGMAAGEIKEQIDGMIQEMSFYMIPASLSQLHRSGRVSGTQLMISQLLSIHLLLRFEEGKVIVEDKIRTMKKAKLRLLDILKKDVEHIRDVCIMHANNLEGAFKLKEEIAHLAPRLQIEIASFIPVAGIHAGEGTLALAWIKNNWSAIQRNTLSAAAHTTA from the coding sequence ATGAGAACAATCGCCTGGGTAACCGACAGCACCGCCATGATCGATCCTGTATTTGCAAGCGAGAACCATATTTATATCGTTCCGCTTTGCCTGATTGCAGGTGATGAAGTATATCGTGAGAATATCGATATTACCGCTGAACAATTTTACGAGAAAATGCGCATCCATGACCGTGTAGGCAGCTCTCAGCCGCCAATCGGCGAATTTATAGAATTATATGAACAGCTCAAGGATCAATACGATGATATTATTGCTATTCACTGCTCATCCGAACTAAGTGGAACCTACAACTCCTCCCTGCAGGCTGCCGAGATGGCCGAAGTACGTGTCATCGGTATCGATTCCAAAGTCGGTGCATTCCCGCTGCGCGAGATGGTTATGCAGGGCATTGAGATGCAGCAACAGGGCATGGCAGCAGGCGAGATCAAGGAACAGATTGACGGTATGATTCAGGAAATGTCCTTTTACATGATTCCGGCCAGTCTGAGTCAGCTGCATCGTAGTGGTCGTGTATCCGGCACCCAGCTGATGATCAGTCAGCTGCTGTCCATCCATCTGCTGCTGCGCTTTGAAGAAGGTAAAGTCATTGTGGAAGACAAAATCCGTACGATGAAAAAAGCGAAGCTGCGACTGCTCGATATCCTGAAAAAAGATGTAGAGCATATCCGTGATGTATGCATTATGCACGCCAACAATCTGGAGGGTGCTTTTAAGCTCAAAGAAGAAATTGCGCATCTGGCACCACGTCTGCAGATTGAGATTGCTTCCTTTATCCCGGTGGCAGGTATTCATGCCGGCGAAGGTACACTTGCTCTGGCATGGATCAAAAACAATTGGAGTGCGATCCAGCGCAACACACTGTCAGCTGCTGCACATACAACAGCCTGA